The proteins below come from a single Panicum hallii strain FIL2 chromosome 7, PHallii_v3.1, whole genome shotgun sequence genomic window:
- the LOC112901673 gene encoding nucleotide pyrophosphatase/phosphodiesterase-like — protein sequence MMGPEVAARLAVVLLLAAAAAGHGGVQPLSRIAIHRARVALDASAAVRASPALLGTKGEDTAWVSVDFVAPHPSGDDWIGIFSPSNFNSSTCPGSHGSGPGPVICSAPIKYQFANYSSDYGKSGKGTLKFQLINQRQDFSFALFTGGLSNPKLIAVSIAIAFANPKAPVYPRLAQGKSWNEMTVTWTSGYDITEAYPFVEWGMKWRPGVRTAAGTVTFDRESICGEPARSVGWRDPGFIHTAFLTDLWPNKEYYYKIGHMLPDGNVTWGKFSSFRAPPYPGQKSLQRVVIFGDMGKAERDGSNEYSNYQPGSLNTTDTLIKDLDNIDIVFHIGDISYANGYISQWDQFTQQVEGVTSRVPYMIASGNHERDWPNSGTFFNGTDSGGECGVLAETMYYTPTENRANYWYSTDYGMFRFCIADSEHDWREGTEQYKFIENCLATVDRKKQPWLIFIAHRVLGYSSGFFYGIDGAFAEPTSRQSLQKLWQKYRVDMAFYGHVHNYERTCPVYEEKCTSSEKSHYSGTMNGTIHVVVGGGGSHLSNFTTEVPAWSIYREMDYGFAKLTAFNYSSLLYEYKRSSDGKVYDSFTVNREYRDVLACVKDSCPPTIPMTS from the exons ATGATGGGGCCGGAAGTCGCGGCGCGGCTGGCCGTCGTGCTCctgctggccgccgccgccgcggggcacGGCGGCGTGCAGCCGCTGTCGCGCATCGCCATccaccgcgcgcgcgtggcgctgGACGCGTCCGCCGCGGTGCGGGCCTCGCCGGCGCTGCTCGGCACCAAG GGTGAAGATACTGCTTGGGTGTCTGTAGATTTTGTTGCTCCCCATCCTAGTGGTGATGATTGGATCGGCATATTCTCTCCTTCAAACTTCAA CTCATCCACATGCCCTGGTTCTCATGGATCAGGACCAGGTCCTGTCATATGCTCAGCACCAATAAAG TATCAGTTTGCAAATTACTCATCAGATTATGGCAAGTCTGGGAAAGGAACCCTGAAGTTTCAGCTGATAAACCAGCGGCAGGACTTTTCATTTGCATTGTTCACTGGTGGACTTTCAAAT CCAAAACTTATCGCAGTATCAATTGCCATCGCTTTTGCGAACCCAAAAGCTCCGGTTTATCCACGCCTAGCACAGGGAAAATCCTGGAATGAG ATGACTGTCACATGGACAAGTGGTTACGACATCACTGAGGCATATCCCTTTGTTGAGTGGGGCATGAAATGGAGACCTGGTGTACGCACTGCAGCTGGCACAGTCACCTTTGATCGTGAAAGCATCTGCG GAGAACCCGCTCGTTCTGTTGGTTGGAGAGATCCTGGTTTCATACACACAGCATTCCTGACGGACTTGTGGCCAAATAAAGA GTACTACTACAAAATTGGGCATATGCTGCCTGATGGAAATGTTACATGGGGCAAGTTTTCTTCCTTCAGAGCACCTCCTTATCCTGGTCAAAAGTCACTGCAGCGTGTTGTTATATTTGGAGATATGGGAAAG GCTGAGAGGGATGGTAGCAACGAGTACAGCAACTACCAGCCTGGATCACTTAACACTACCGATACACTGATCAAGGACCTTGACAACATAGACATAGTGTTTCACATTGGTGACATTAGCTACGCCAATGGGTATATTTCACAATGGGATCAGTTCACACAACAAGTCGAGGGGGTTACTTCACGGGTCCCTTACATGATAGCAAG TGGGAATCATGAACGAGATTGGCCCAACAGTGGGACATTCTTCAATGGAACAGACTCTGGAGGGGAATGTGGTGTGTTAGCTGAGACCATGTACTATACACCAACAGAAAACAGAGCAAACTACTG GTATTCAACAGATTATGGCATGTTCCGGTTCTGCATCGCGGACAGCGAGCACGACTGGCGGGAAGGCACGGAGCAATACAAGTTCATCGAGAACTGCCTCGCCACGGTCGACCGGAAGAAGCAGCCATGGCTGATATTCATCGCTCATCGCGTCCTTGGGTACTCTTCCGGTTTCTTCTACGGCATAGACGGGGCGTTCGCCGAGCCAACTTCCCGGCAAAGCCTCCAGAAGCTCTGGCAGAAGTACAGGGTGGACATGGCGTTCTATGGCCATGTCCACAACTACGAGAGGACATGCCCAGTCTATGAG GAAAAATGCACGAGCTCGGAGAAGTCTCACTACTCGGGCACCATGAACGGCACCATCCATGTCGTGGTCGGGGGCGGTGGCAGCCACCTGAGCAACTTCACCACCGAGGTTCCTGCTTGGAGCATCTACAGGGAGATGGACTACGGCTTCGCCAAGCTCACGGCGTTCAACTACTCGTCCCTTCTCTACGAGTACAAGAGGTCCAGCGACGGCAAGGTGTACGATAGCTTCACTGTGAACAGGGAGTACAGGGACGTGCTGGCGTGCGTCAAGGACAGCTGCCCTCCGACGATCCCGATGACATCATGA
- the LOC112900535 gene encoding serine-threonine kinase receptor-associated protein-like produces the protein MSRICGEEGAASKQQDSNPMLRNGETGDWIGTFQGHKGAVWSACLDTNALRAASGSADFSAKIWDALTGDMLHSFEHKHIVRACAFSGDTHMLLTRGFEKILRIYDLNRLDAAPSEIEKSPGSVRTVTWLHSDQTIPSSCTDMGGVRFVWMYH, from the exons ATGAGCAGGATTTgcggggaagaaggagcagcAAGCAAGCAACAAG ACTCAAATCCAATGCTTCGCAATGGAGAGACCGGAGATTGGATTGGGACATTTCAAGGCCACAAAGGTGCTGTTTGGAGCGCTTGTCTTGACACCAATGCTCTGCGTGCTGCCTCTGGTTCCGCTGACTTTTCAGC AAAAATATGGGATGCGCTGACAGGCGATATGCTCCACTCCTTCGAACACAAGCACATTGTCCGTGCATGTGCTTTTTCTGGG GATACCCACATGTTGCTTACTCGAGGTTTTGAGAAGATTTTGCGCATATATGATTTGAACCGTCTGGATGCAGCTCCAAGTGAAATTGAGAAATCACCTGGTTCTGTCAGAACTGTCACTTGGCTTCATAGTGACCAAACTATACCAAGTTCCTGCACGGATATGGGTGGTGTGAGGTTTGTCTGGATGTACCATTAA